TCCGGCAACGGCGCCTATGATCAGGGCAACGACAACGTGGATGCGGCACAAACTCAGGACGAGCATGATAGCTACCGCAGCAACAACGGCATTCATGGCAGACTCCGGGATTTCGGGAATGGCTTTCAGCGCCCTGAAGCAGGGGGCAGTTCAGGAAAGCGCGCTAATGTGCCGGAAACGGGTGCTGCAGTCAAAACCGTGATAACCGTTACTTGTCGCCCACGTAGGCAAATCGGGGAACCTGCTCGCCGGCCATTTCCACGGTTTCGCGGAACATCGTCAGCGGCCTTACCCACAGGCTGTAATCGCCGTAAAGGCAGCGGTAGACAACCATCTGCTCTTCAGTTTCGCTGTGGCGGGCAATACCGATGACTTCGTAATCCCGGCCCTTGTAGTGGCGGTATCGGCCAAGGCGGAGTTCCGGTTTCTTGTCGGTCATTGTCTTCTTCTCCACGCGTAGCAGGTGGCTACGTGTTTTTTGGCGCGGACTTACTCCCCGAATCCGTATAGACTGACACTGATAAAGCGCAGGGAGGCATCGTGACTGATTGCTGGCTTCGTCAGTCTAGTTGAGTTTTCTGGTTCCGGGTAAGACAGTCATTATGGGATTTCCTGTTGCCTGCCAATTCTGGCGATTAGCACTTCTGGCGCTACTGCTGACGCCTGTCTCGGCGCTTGCACAAAGTGCTGCCGTCGCCTGGGTTGAAGCTCCGGAAGCGGAGACGGATATCGAGGATATCCGGGCGTTACCCGAATCGCAATGGCAGCCAGCGGCCGCTGATGAAACCCTGAGTTTCGGCTTCAGTGACAGCAGTTTCTGGCTCCGGGTCGAGGTGCCGGCGGAACCGTTCAATCGCGTGCTGGAAATTGGCTATCCCCTGCTGGACGATGTCCGGGTCTACTGGTTTATTGGTGGCAACCTGGTGGAACGCTACGCCACCGGTGACCGCCGTGTGTTCAGTTCTCGCCCCATCTACCACCGCAATTTTGTCTTCCTGGTGCCCTCCAATACTGAGCCAGCCACAGCGTATGTGCGTGTTCGGAGTGAGGGGGCAGTGCAGATACCCGTGCAGGTCATTGCCTCGTCGGACTTCCTCGAGGTTGAGCAGCTGGACTTCGGCTGGCAGGCACTGTTTCTGGGCATCATGATTTCCATGGCCCTGTACAACCTGTTCATTTTCGTGATCGTCCGGCATCTGGCGTACTTGTGGTATGTGCTCACCGTTGTTGCCTCGGCCCTGGTGTTGCTCAACTTCAATGGTCTGGTGTTCCAGTGGCTGTGGCCGGACCTGCCGATCATTAACCGGTATTTTACGGTCCCGGCTATCTCCGCCAATATGTTCTTCGCTGCAATGTTCACGCTGAGCTTTCTGGCGGTGCGACGATACAGCCCCGGGGCGCACCGATTACTACAGCTGATTTTGCTGACGAGTATTGGCTGTTTTATCTATGGCCTGTTCGGCAGCTATCAGAGTACCGCAGCCCTCATCAGTGTGGTGGCAGCGGTCGTTACTCCGCTGACTTGGTTAACAGGCCTGGTTGTCTGGTACCGGGGGCAGGTGCTCGCTGGCTTCTATGTGGTTGCCTGGACGCCCCTGTTGCTGGGCCACCTGGTGATGGCTGTCAGCAAGATTGGCCTGATTCCGACCAATGCCCTGACCGAGACCGCACCGCAGATTGGTGTGGCGCTGGAGGTAATGCTGTTGTCGTTCGCCCTGGCTTATCGCATTAACCTGGAGCGACAGCGCCGGATTTGGGCCCAGGAACACACCCTGGAAATCCAGCGCAAGGCCAATCAGACGCTGGAAGCCCGGGTGCAGGCCCGAACGGAAGAACTGGAGCAGGCCAATGAACAGCTCAAGGCCGTTTCCATTACCGATGGCCTGACCCAGGTGGCCAATCGCCGTCGCTTCGACGAGAAACTGGAATCCGAGTGGAACCGTGCCTTGAGACAGGGGAGCCCCCTGAGCCTGGTGATGCTGGATATTGATTATTTCAAGCGGGTGAACGATAACCTTGGCCACCTCGCCGGAGACGATTGCCTGGTCAGTATTGCCCGCACCTGTGCCAGTGAAATCCACCGCTCAGGGGATTTACTGGCGCGCTATGGCGGTGAGGAATTCAGTGTGCTTCTGCCCGCCACTCCGGAAGCAGGGGCCATCAGTGTGGGAGAGCGTTTGCGGGTGGCAGTCGCAGAGACGCCGGTGCAGGTGGATGATCAGGCTGGCCCGGTAAACCTGTCAGTGAGTGTTGGTGTCGCGACAATCATCCCGGAGCCGGGGAGCCGCCCTTCAGACCTTATAGCCCGCGCCGACGAAGCCCTCTACGCGGCCAAGAACGCCGGTCGCAACCGCGTGATGGTATTCCGGGAGAGCGGCGCCGAGACGGTTCCCGGCTGTTAGCGTCAGTTCTTCAACTTGTAGCGACCCGGGCCGAGAAATATCACTGCAACGGCAATAAACAGGAAGAAGCCCTGCAGTTCCAGCGCCCAGCCGCCGTTGTTCCCCAGCGCCATCAGCTCGTGGCTGTGCACCAGGGCAATAGCCACGAGCATGTTGAAGACAATCAGCAATGCGCCAATGCGGGTCTGGTAACCAAGGATGACCATCAGTGGTGCCAGTAACTCTCCGACGAAAACGCCCCAGGCGAAAAATGCCGGTATACCGTGGCTGGCCAGTTGGCCTTCAATAAACCCCACCCCATGGAACAGCTTTGCGATGCCATGGAACAGCAGCAGCCCACCAAGGGTGAGTCGAACAATCAGTTTTCCGAGGTCTGCATTTTCCAGCAACGTCTGTATCCCTTCAGATAAGAATACGGATAAGCGGGCAAGCTTACCCCGTTTGCTGGCAGTCTCAAAGGTTACGGATCTGCGGGTAGAGCGGCACCAGTTTTTTGATCAGCCGGTTCTGGGCACCCGTGGCAATATTGTTCTGTTCCATGGCGAGAATCAGGTTCTCGGCAAGGGCGTTGAACTGGGTATCCGTTACATTCATGTCGGAATGGCTTTCTCGCATCTTCCTGCCGGAATAGGTGCAGGGTCCTCCGCTTAGCTCGCAGAGCTGGTCCGTCAGGTTGGTATGGAACTGCCGCACGTCAACGCCACGGAATTGCTCATTGATGCGGTCATCCTCAACGATCAGATAGAGCAGGTCTTCCACAATGTTGGCGATACCGGATCGCTCTCCGAGCTTTTGATACAGAGTCTCCGAGGGGTCGGTTGTTTCAGCCATTGACTGGCAGCCGGCAAGTGCCAGCATCGTAACCAGAGCTACGGCAATGGCGGAGTATCTCATGGGGTTCTCCCGGGCTGTCAGAAGCTGGCCTGTAGTGAAAGGTAGGCGCCACGCTGATCTTCCAGGGTGGCGACATCCCCCAGGTTGACGAAAGCGGCGGTGACCGACAACCGTCTGTCGGGTACCCAGGCGATGAACACGTCCCACCAGTCATCTTCGGTGGCAAAGCCCAGGTTGTCGGGCTTCTGGCGGTACTCGGTGCCCACAAGCCACTGTCGTGTGATAAACAGCCCGATGCTGCCCTCGAACACCGCCTCATAACTGTCGTTGCGGTCGCCGCCAAACCCAAGCAGCCCGCCCTGATTGGCTTTGGTGCCACGAAGAGTGGCGTTGACGAGTAAGTTGCGATCCATCACAGCTGCGAAGAAGAGTTTGCTGCCGGCGACATAGACATCAGTGCCGGTCTCGTCTTTAGCGCCAATGGCGTCGGGTACCGTAAACTCCCTGTTGCGCTTGTGCTGCAGGCCGGCAGACCATTGCCCCCAGGGGCTGAAGAGCGCGTCGCCAAGGAGCCTGACTTTGAGCCCAAGAACATCCTGTACCAGTTCGTCTCCCTCAAGGCCGAATCCCTCCTTAAGGGTGAACACCAGCCTGTCCAGGTCCAGCGTCTGGCGCGCCAGGGTGAGCTCGATCCGGTTTTTCCAGGTAACACCGGCACCGACCACGGAAAGGGTGTAATCGTCAGTTTCAGCACGGGACAGTGTCAGGGTACCGCCCACTTCCTCGTCACTGGCATAGCCGCCCAACAGGGCCCAGGGGGACAACCCGCCGCCGGCACTGCCCTCAACGGAAGTGACACCACCGGTAGCCCACAATCGGCTGCCGGTGTCTGCCTGCAGGTTTGCAGATACCACTATCATCAATATCCCTGCACTGAATACCCGGCCCACCCGAGTCATGGCAATGTCACTTCTGTGTATGTGAGTTCCTGCTGTCGATTCGACAACAACTGTTCCGTGGCTTGCAGATCGGTTGCCGCGACAGGCCGGCTCAGGAAAAAGCCCTGACCCAGTTCACAACCCCAGTCCCGTAGCAGGTTCCAGCTTTCGAGGTTCTCGATACCTTCCGCCACCACTCTCAATCCCAGGCCATGGGCCATATCGATGGTGGACTGCACGATCAGCTGGTCCTGGGGTTCGGTGTCAAGATGAAGGACAAAGGATTTGTCGATCTTCAGCTCTTGTACCGGCAACTTGCGCAACTGCGATAACGAAGAATAGCCGGTACCGAAATCATCCACCGACAGGGTTACGCCCAGTTGTCGCAGCCGCCGTAGGGTTGCCAGGGCGGCTTCTGGATCGTCCATCAGCGCGCTTTCGGTCACTTCCAGAGTGATTCTGGACATCGGCAGCTGCCACCGTGAGAAGGCTTCGGCCACATCGATGGGAAGATCCGGGCGGGTAAGGTCCAGGGTTGAAAGATTGATGGCAACGCCGACATCGAGGCCGGCGGCGTGCCACTCGCTGGCATCTTCTGCAACCCGGTGGAGGATGTGCCGGGTGAGCTCGTTGATCTGGCCCGACTTTTCGGCCAGGAGAATGAACTCTTCCGGAGAAATAAAGCCCAGCTCCGGGTGAATCCAGCGCACCAGCGCTTCGGCCTGATGAAAACTGGCGCAGGCCATTTCCAGCTTGGGCTGGTAGTTCATGTGAAGGCTGTTACCGGTTATGGCGGCGTGCAGGTCAGAAATGATCTGCAGTTCCCGCAGATGGGTTTCATCGTGGCCCGGCTGGTAATGGGTGACTGCCTGCCGGTTTTTCTGGGCCTGCTCGAAGGTCAGGTTCAGCCGTCTGCGGACCTGATCGGTGTTCATGGCATCCGCTGGCAGTTGAAGCGTCACCATGGTGCAACGGAGGGAAAACGGGGTGGTTTCGATCATGAGCGGTGATTCCACCGCCAGGCGAAGCCCGTTTGCCTGGGCTTCCAGTTCTTCCTCCGACTGCTCTGGCGTCATCATCAGGAATTCGCCACCCCCGGTCCTCGCCAGTGTGGACATGTCGGGGAGCTGGTCTGCAAGCCTCGCAGATACTGCCCGAAGTACCTTGTCTCCGAATTCCAGCCCGAGGGTGTCGTTTACGTCCGACAGGTCATTAATGCGAAGCCCAAGCAGGCTGCAGGGTCTGCCACTGGAGAATTGCTCACGCAATTGCGACAGGAAGGCATTGCGATTGGGAAGGCCGGTGATTTCATCGTGGCTGGCGGCATGGCGTATCTGGTCCTCGCGGTCCCGCAGCTTGCTCAGCATGTCGCCCAGCGCCTGTCGCAGCTGCGCCAGCTCACCACCAGCACGAATGGGCGGAGGTGATGGGGTGCGGCCGTCTCCGATTGCTCTGGCATAATCCGCCAGTTGCAGCACCGGTCGGCCCATGTTGCGGGCTATCATCAGCGCGATCAGAGCTGCCAGAACAAGAACGGTGCTGACCAGCAGGAGGATCTCCACAGCACGGCGGTAGTAATTCGCCAGACTGGCTTCGCGGTTGATCTGCAGCAGCAAGTGCAGGGCCGAGGGGCCGTTTTCAGTCAGATTGACGATACGGGTGAAATATTGGGTGCTCTCGAGGAAGCTGGCTTCGCTCCCGGCACCGGTTCTGAATTGCGCCTCGGTGCCACTGAGGCGACTGATAACGTCACTCAGCTCAGTACCCAGGCTGAAACCGGCAATCAGCCAGGCTCGAAGTCCCGGCGCTTCAACCGGGATGGCGATCAGCTCGACGCCTTCATCCTCGAAAACAGCCATACGGCTGGCATAGCCTGACTGCCGGGCTTCGGCCAGTAACTGGCCAGACGGGAATTGATCTGGCAGGGTGCCGGATTCTGCGAGCGTAGTACTGTCGTTGTCCAGTAGCACGGCGAACCTGGCGCCAACACGGCGGGCCTGATTGGCCAGAGCGCTGTCTGCAGTCGGTCGATCGCCACTGGCAACGGCTGAGCGAAAGCCGAAGTCGCGTACCACCACATCCAGCCGTGACAGAATCAGGCTGGTCCGGCGGTCCAGTACTTCATCTGCGACCCGTTCCCCCAGCCTCAATTGTTCCTTGGCACGGACCTTCTCATCCTCGAATAAATACAGCATCAGCAAACCACCGATGCTAAGGCTGACAACGGCAACCAGCGCAACCATGACGGTTACCAGGCGCCCGCGAAACCCTATTCGATGAGCAACAGCCATCAAAGCTCCCGGAACCGTTTCTGCAGGCCGTCCAGCCTGTCACCGCCGGCTGGCTCGGGTGATAGTTCAACGGCGAGCTCAAGGGGTTCCGGGTAAGGCTGGTTCACCGTAAAACGGGCCATGCGCGTGTTGTCGGTCATACGTGGATGCCAGACGCGCAGGCCTGATTCCGCGCTGCCGTCGGCGGATGCCGGCAGGTGCAGATCCAATAGGCCCTGGTCATCGGTGTAACCGGCGGGGGTTACGTCGGTAACCAGGAGGAAACCCTGCATGTTGTCATGGATGTTGCAGCCAATTTCCACCACGCCGGTCTGGTCGAAGGTGATGGGCTCTTCCGGTCGGCCAGCATAGAGCTCAAGATCGAATACCTTGGCAGGCGAGAAGGAATAGACGTGATGCTGGGTGTTGTCACGATTGGGGAAATCTACCTTTGAATTTCGTGCAATGACCAGGGTGTGTGGTTGAAATTCCCGGTTCTTCTGGATGATTTCCGCCTCAGTGGGCTGGTTTTCAGTACCACTGTCGAGAATCACAACAGCGTTCACCACTGGCTGCCCGGTGGTGCTGTCGGTCAGCACCAGTGTCAAGCCAGTGGGTTCGGCGCCCAGGCAAATGGGGCTGGTCAGCGCGATTATCAGGGTAATGATTGGTCTGTACATCGTTATGAGCCATCCGCGTCGTCGTCATATGCCCGCACCTAACGACAAGCGTATGTGGTTACGTACCAGCAGGTTTTCCCAGTAGTGTTTCATCCAGTCCCATGCAGCATTCCTTGTCTGTTCTACGAACGGATCCAGATTCAGTTCGTAATAATCCGGTGTGCCGGCAATCTGCAGGACAGTAACGGTGATTGACTGGTCCAGCTCATTGGCAAAGGGTTCGCCGATCAGTTGATGGGCAAGCAGGTTGGCCCGGGTTGCCTCTACATCCACCAGCTCGCTGGCCCGGGTGGAGCGGTTGTTTTCGTACATTTCCTCCATCAGGCGATGGCAGAGGTAGGCCCGTATGAGAAGGCCATCAAGGCCATCATAGCGGACAAGAAGAACAGATGGCTGGGTAAAATAACCGATCGCAGCGTTCACGAAGGGCGCGAACAAGTCGGCCTTGCCGGCTTCCTTTGCACAGGCCTCAACGCACTCGATCAGCCTCGGGGCCATTTCAATGTATTCGATGGCAAACTGAAACAGGCAGGTGGCAGGCTGATAGCCATCGATTGTGATTGTGGCAGGCAAACACGTCGCCCTCTCCCGCATCTGCTCGAGGAAGGTGCCGGAGCGGGCTTCCTGCCTGCGTGCCTGGTCAATGATGTCGAGAACAACCTTTGGTGTCATTTCAGGAGATGCCGGTCTCTGAACTGAATGGGGTCGCAAGGCGCCTCCCGTTATACGAATAGGGTCGTCAGGGGGCACGGGGAAGCGGCTGGCCACCGCAACATGCCTGCCTTTTCTCACAAGTGTAGACGAGTTTTTGCAGGCTGCTCTGGCATCCACATTAAAACCTGAACAGGATAGTCATTGAATATCGCTGGCGTTAGCTTATTGTTGCGAAAACCACCGATCGTGCCGCGAATGGCTGATAAAAAGCAGTCCCATGGTGACAGCACGAGCCAGCATCAGGCAGATCAGGGAGAACCAGAGCCCATGGTTGCCCCAGCCTGTGGTCAGCCACCATACCGGCAGAAACACCACTACAGCCGAAAACAGCATGGTGTTCTGCATGTCCCGGGTGCGGGTGGCACCAATAAAAACGCCGTCCAGCAGATAACCCCATACGGCGGCCAGTGGCAGCACCCACAGCCAAGGCAGGTAGAGCCAGGCGGTGGTACGTACTTCATCGATGCCTGTCAGCAGGCTTATCAGGTAGCGCCCGCCCAACACAAATGCCACCGTAAACAGTACCGAACCCCACAGTGACCAGCGAAAAGCCACCCTGAATACCTGGTGGAATTGCTGACGGCTGTTTTTGCCCACGGCCTCACCAATCAGCGCCTCGGCGGCATTGGCAAAGCCATCCAGGCCGTTGGAGATCACCAGCAGAAAAGTGATCAGGACGGCATTGGCGGCCAGTATGGTGTCGCCCTGCCTTGCTCCCTGCGCGGTAAAAAATGCCAGCACCAGCAGCAGGGCGATGGTTCGCACCATGATGTAACGGTTGACCTGCAGTATTCGGAGGTAGTCGTTCAGCTGGCCGAACAGGGCGCGGCTGAAACCCTGACCAGCCGGCATCCGCAGCAGCACCATGCGAAACCCGATGGCCGCTGCAGAGTATTCGGCCAGCACGGTGGCCATGGCAACGCCACGGCTGTTCCAGCCGAAGCCGGTGACGAACAGAATGTCCAGAACGATGTTGAGCCCGTTCGCCACAATCAGCATGACCATTGGCCCCTTGGGCAATTGAGTGCCGATAAGCCAGCCCACCAGGGTGTACTGGCACAGTACCGCCGGGGCGCTCCAGATACGAATGCTGGCATACTCTGCGGCAAGCGCTGCAACACGTTCACTGGGGTTCATCAGCTCAAGGCCGAGGCGGATCAGGGGCTGGTGGAGCAGGATCAGCAACAGGCCTATTCCGACAGCCAACAATACCGAGCGCAACAACAGTGCGATCTGCGCGAATTCATCCCGCTTGCCCCAGGCCTGGGCTGCAAGGCCGGTAGTGCCCATGCGCATGAAGCCGAAGGTCCAGTACAGAATGCTGAACAGGTTTGCGCCCACGGCAACAGCGCCCAGGTATTCCGGGCTCTCCAGGTGCCCCAGCACAGCGGTATCCACCAGCCCCAGAAGCGGCACCGTGAGGTTGGTGAGCATCAGGGGCCATGCCAGTGCCCAGAGCCGGCGATCCGTGGTGGTGAGTTTCGGGGACGATTCTACAGAAATGAAAAAAGTTCCTTCTTTAGTCGATTAATGGCCACTCGGACTTTCGCATTTTTTTGATCTGTGTCTATACTTGGTGCGTGAATTATCCATAGCAGACTTCCACTCTAGCCCGAACGGTGTGTGCGAGCACTGTCCGGAACAGAGGGATTGGACGCAAAATCCGACAAGAATAACACTCTGTGGAGACACAGTATTATGCGCGTGCACGCTAAGCGGGCAGGTGTCCTCTTGGGCGGACTTATGACGCCAGCGTTGTCCATGGCGGACTGGACGCTGAACATGAGTCCCGGGGTCACCGGTACCAGTAACGAGATTTTCAGCCTTCACATGACCATCCTGTGGATCTGCGTCGTCATCGGCGTTGTGGTCTTTGGTATCATGTTCTGGTCAATATTTGCCCACCGCAAATCTTCGGGTCGTAAACCGGCCAACTTCCACGAGAATACGCTGGTCGAGATTCTGTGGACGATCATCCCCCTGGTTATTCTCGTGGTGATGGCTATTCCCGCCACCGCGACGCTGGTCGACATGTACGACTCCAGCGAAGCCGATATTGATATCAAGGTCACCGGTTATCAGTGGCGCTGGAAATACGATTATATCGACGATGATTTCGGGTATTTTTCCAATATTTCCACCAGTGATGACGAGATTTACAACCGTACCGCCAAGTCAGAAAACTACTTGCTGGATGTCGATAACCCAATGGTGGTGCCGGTGGGCGCAAAGATTCGCCTGCTGCTCACAGCCAACGATGTTATCCACAGCTGGTGGGTGCCTGAGTTCGGCATCAAAAAGGATGCCATACCTGGTTTTGTTAACGAGGCCTGGACCAGAGTCGATGAGCCGGGTATTTACCGTGGTCAATGCACCGAGTTATGCGGCGTAAAACACGGTTTTATGCCGGTGGTGGTAAAGGCAGTTCCTCAGGAGGAATACGATGCCTGGGTGGCGGAGCAGAAGGAAGCCGCCCAGCGTGAGCGCGAACTCACCGAGAAAGACTGGACACTGGAAGAGCTGATGGAGCGTGGCGAGAAGGCCTACGCCAGTGCCTGTGCGTCCTGTCACCAGGCCGATGGCAGCGGTGCGCCACCAGCGTTCCCGGCGCTCAAAGGCAGCCAGATTGCCCTGGAAGATATGGATGCGCACCTGGATATTGTTGTTAACGGTGTTTCCGGTACCGCCATGCAGGCGTTTGGTGGCCAGCTGAGCGAAGTCGATCTTGCAGCGGTTATCACCTATGAGCGTAACGCCTGGGGTAACGATACCGGTGAGATGATTACGCCGAAAGAAGTATTCGAGTACAAGAATCAGGAATGATGAACCGGGCAGGCTATAACCAGGGTTGCAGCCTGCCCCGTCCAATTTCGCCAGACTAATGACATCACCAGCCAGAACAACACGGCGGTAACGGGGGTTTTTCATGAGTGCGGTTGCAGATACCCACGCCCAGGACGATCATCACCACGGCCCCGCGAAGGGCATTACACGGTGGCTGCTGACGACCAATCACAAGGATATCGGGTCCATGTACCTGATATTCAGTTTCACCATGTTCCTGCTTGGCGGGGCCATGGCCATGGTTATCAGGGCTGAGCTGTTCCAGCCGGGCCT
Above is a genomic segment from Marinobacter panjinensis containing:
- the coxB gene encoding cytochrome c oxidase subunit II, which translates into the protein MRVHAKRAGVLLGGLMTPALSMADWTLNMSPGVTGTSNEIFSLHMTILWICVVIGVVVFGIMFWSIFAHRKSSGRKPANFHENTLVEILWTIIPLVILVVMAIPATATLVDMYDSSEADIDIKVTGYQWRWKYDYIDDDFGYFSNISTSDDEIYNRTAKSENYLLDVDNPMVVPVGAKIRLLLTANDVIHSWWVPEFGIKKDAIPGFVNEAWTRVDEPGIYRGQCTELCGVKHGFMPVVVKAVPQEEYDAWVAEQKEAAQRERELTEKDWTLEELMERGEKAYASACASCHQADGSGAPPAFPALKGSQIALEDMDAHLDIVVNGVSGTAMQAFGGQLSEVDLAAVITYERNAWGNDTGEMITPKEVFEYKNQE
- a CDS encoding methylamine utilization protein, with protein sequence MYRPIITLIIALTSPICLGAEPTGLTLVLTDSTTGQPVVNAVVILDSGTENQPTEAEIIQKNREFQPHTLVIARNSKVDFPNRDNTQHHVYSFSPAKVFDLELYAGRPEEPITFDQTGVVEIGCNIHDNMQGFLLVTDVTPAGYTDDQGLLDLHLPASADGSAESGLRVWHPRMTDNTRMARFTVNQPYPEPLELAVELSPEPAGGDRLDGLQKRFREL
- a CDS encoding DUF1653 domain-containing protein; this encodes MTDKKPELRLGRYRHYKGRDYEVIGIARHSETEEQMVVYRCLYGDYSLWVRPLTMFRETVEMAGEQVPRFAYVGDK
- a CDS encoding DUF3034 family protein, with product MTRVGRVFSAGILMIVVSANLQADTGSRLWATGGVTSVEGSAGGGLSPWALLGGYASDEEVGGTLTLSRAETDDYTLSVVGAGVTWKNRIELTLARQTLDLDRLVFTLKEGFGLEGDELVQDVLGLKVRLLGDALFSPWGQWSAGLQHKRNREFTVPDAIGAKDETGTDVYVAGSKLFFAAVMDRNLLVNATLRGTKANQGGLLGFGGDRNDSYEAVFEGSIGLFITRQWLVGTEYRQKPDNLGFATEDDWWDVFIAWVPDRRLSVTAAFVNLGDVATLEDQRGAYLSLQASF
- a CDS encoding putative bifunctional diguanylate cyclase/phosphodiesterase, with product MAVAHRIGFRGRLVTVMVALVAVVSLSIGGLLMLYLFEDEKVRAKEQLRLGERVADEVLDRRTSLILSRLDVVVRDFGFRSAVASGDRPTADSALANQARRVGARFAVLLDNDSTTLAESGTLPDQFPSGQLLAEARQSGYASRMAVFEDEGVELIAIPVEAPGLRAWLIAGFSLGTELSDVISRLSGTEAQFRTGAGSEASFLESTQYFTRIVNLTENGPSALHLLLQINREASLANYYRRAVEILLLVSTVLVLAALIALMIARNMGRPVLQLADYARAIGDGRTPSPPPIRAGGELAQLRQALGDMLSKLRDREDQIRHAASHDEITGLPNRNAFLSQLREQFSSGRPCSLLGLRINDLSDVNDTLGLEFGDKVLRAVSARLADQLPDMSTLARTGGGEFLMMTPEQSEEELEAQANGLRLAVESPLMIETTPFSLRCTMVTLQLPADAMNTDQVRRRLNLTFEQAQKNRQAVTHYQPGHDETHLRELQIISDLHAAITGNSLHMNYQPKLEMACASFHQAEALVRWIHPELGFISPEEFILLAEKSGQINELTRHILHRVAEDASEWHAAGLDVGVAINLSTLDLTRPDLPIDVAEAFSRWQLPMSRITLEVTESALMDDPEAALATLRRLRQLGVTLSVDDFGTGYSSLSQLRKLPVQELKIDKSFVLHLDTEPQDQLIVQSTIDMAHGLGLRVVAEGIENLESWNLLRDWGCELGQGFFLSRPVAATDLQATEQLLSNRQQELTYTEVTLP
- a CDS encoding MATE family efflux transporter produces the protein MLTNLTVPLLGLVDTAVLGHLESPEYLGAVAVGANLFSILYWTFGFMRMGTTGLAAQAWGKRDEFAQIALLLRSVLLAVGIGLLLILLHQPLIRLGLELMNPSERVAALAAEYASIRIWSAPAVLCQYTLVGWLIGTQLPKGPMVMLIVANGLNIVLDILFVTGFGWNSRGVAMATVLAEYSAAAIGFRMVLLRMPAGQGFSRALFGQLNDYLRILQVNRYIMVRTIALLLVLAFFTAQGARQGDTILAANAVLITFLLVISNGLDGFANAAEALIGEAVGKNSRQQFHQVFRVAFRWSLWGSVLFTVAFVLGGRYLISLLTGIDEVRTTAWLYLPWLWVLPLAAVWGYLLDGVFIGATRTRDMQNTMLFSAVVVFLPVWWLTTGWGNHGLWFSLICLMLARAVTMGLLFISHSRHDRWFSQQ
- a CDS encoding DoxX family protein; its protein translation is MLENADLGKLIVRLTLGGLLLFHGIAKLFHGVGFIEGQLASHGIPAFFAWGVFVGELLAPLMVILGYQTRIGALLIVFNMLVAIALVHSHELMALGNNGGWALELQGFFLFIAVAVIFLGPGRYKLKN
- a CDS encoding group I truncated hemoglobin; translation: MRYSAIAVALVTMLALAGCQSMAETTDPSETLYQKLGERSGIANIVEDLLYLIVEDDRINEQFRGVDVRQFHTNLTDQLCELSGGPCTYSGRKMRESHSDMNVTDTQFNALAENLILAMEQNNIATGAQNRLIKKLVPLYPQIRNL
- a CDS encoding sensor domain-containing diguanylate cyclase, with the translated sequence MGFPVACQFWRLALLALLLTPVSALAQSAAVAWVEAPEAETDIEDIRALPESQWQPAAADETLSFGFSDSSFWLRVEVPAEPFNRVLEIGYPLLDDVRVYWFIGGNLVERYATGDRRVFSSRPIYHRNFVFLVPSNTEPATAYVRVRSEGAVQIPVQVIASSDFLEVEQLDFGWQALFLGIMISMALYNLFIFVIVRHLAYLWYVLTVVASALVLLNFNGLVFQWLWPDLPIINRYFTVPAISANMFFAAMFTLSFLAVRRYSPGAHRLLQLILLTSIGCFIYGLFGSYQSTAALISVVAAVVTPLTWLTGLVVWYRGQVLAGFYVVAWTPLLLGHLVMAVSKIGLIPTNALTETAPQIGVALEVMLLSFALAYRINLERQRRIWAQEHTLEIQRKANQTLEARVQARTEELEQANEQLKAVSITDGLTQVANRRRFDEKLESEWNRALRQGSPLSLVMLDIDYFKRVNDNLGHLAGDDCLVSIARTCASEIHRSGDLLARYGGEEFSVLLPATPEAGAISVGERLRVAVAETPVQVDDQAGPVNLSVSVGVATIIPEPGSRPSDLIARADEALYAAKNAGRNRVMVFRESGAETVPGC